In the genome of Rhodamnia argentea isolate NSW1041297 chromosome 3, ASM2092103v1, whole genome shotgun sequence, one region contains:
- the LOC125314007 gene encoding pyrophosphate-energized vacuolar membrane proton pump-like has protein sequence MEQQEVDNWLHNKTLKLDFNLRQEIPNSDLLEVRVFSNVIFYPALGYKSVIIPIFAIAMSIFVSFSFAAMYGIAVAALGMPSTITTRLAIDACHNARGIAEMAGMTHRIRERTDALDAAGNTTAAIGKGFTIGSAALVSLALFGAFVSHAAISTVDVLTPKVFIGLLMGAMLPYRFSAMTMESVGRAALKMVEEVRRQFNSIPGLMEGHAKANYARCIKISTDASLKEMIPPGALVSGVQLILMEIRCVSVLIVYVAQGIALDRLLVQKML, from the exons ATGGAGCAACAAGAAGTTGATAATTGGCTTCATAACAAGACACTTAAA CTCGACTTCAATCTTCGGCAAGAGATTCCCAACTCAGATCTGCTGGAGGTTAGGGTTTTCTCCAATGTTATTTTTTACCCTGCCTTGGGATATAAATCTGTCATTATCCCAATTTTTGCCATTGCCATGAGCATTTTTGTGAGTTTCAGTTTTGCTGCCATGTATGGAATTGCTGTGGCTGCCCTTGGTATGCCTAGTACCATTACCACTAGATTGGCCATAGATGCATGCCACAATGCTAGAGGTATTGCTGAGATGGCTGGCATGACTCACAGAATTCGTGAGAGAACCGATGCCCTTGACGCTGCTGGTAATACAACTGCTGCCATTGGAAAG GGATTCACTATTGGATCAGCTGCCCTGGTGTCTCTCGCTCTGTTTGGTGCATTTGTGAGTCATGCAGCAATTTCTACCGTTGATGTCCTGACACCAAAGGTCTTCATTGGTTTGCTCATGGGTGCCATGCTTCCTTACCGGTTCTCTGCTATGACCATGGAAAGTGTGGGAAGGGCAGCATTGAAGATGGTTGAGGAGGTCCGCAGGCAGTTTAACAGCATTCCAGGGCTCATGGAGGGTCATGCAAAGGCTAACTATGCTAGATGCATCAAAATTTCAACTGATGCATCTCTCAAGGAGATGATTCCACCTGGTGCTCTTGTTTCTGGTGTTCAGTTAATTCTTATGGAAATAAGATGCGTATCTGTTTTGATAGTTTACGTTGCTCAAGGTATAGCTCTTGATAGACTGCTTGTTCAGAAGATGTTGTAG